The following DNA comes from Kaistia sp. 32K.
CTGAGCGAGACGGCCGGCGACGGCGCGTTCTCCATCACGCGGGTGACGAGCGCCAGCGTCGGCTCGACCTCGGCATCCGGCACCTCGAAGATCAGTTCGTCGTGGACCTGCAGCAGCATGCGGGCGTTGAGGCCCGCCGCCTCCAGCGCCGGCTCGACGCGGATCATGGCGCGGCGAATGATATCGGCCGCCGTGCCCTGCAGGCGCGCATTGATGGCGGCGCGCTCGTTGAAGGCGCGGATCGAGGCGTTCTTCGACGCGATCTCCGGATAGTGGCAGCGGCGGCCGAACAGGGTCGTCACATAGCCCAAATCGCGGCAGATCCGCTTCGTCTCCTCCATGTAGTCGCGGATGCCCGGGAAGCGCTCGAAATAGCGCTTGATGTAGGCGCCGGCTTCCTCGCGGGCGATCGATAGCTGGTTGGCGAGGCCGAAAGCCGAGATGCCGTAGATGATGCCGAAATTGATCGCCTTGGCGCGGCGGCGCACCTCGGACGGCATGCCCTCGACCGGCACGCCGAACATCTCGGACGCCGTCAGCGCGTGAATGTCGATGCCCTCGGCGAAGGCGTGCTTCAGCTGCGGGATGTCGGCGATCTCGGCGAGCAGCCGCAGTTCGATCTGCGAATAGTCGGCCGAGACCAGCTTGTGGCCGGGATCGGCGATGAAGGCGGCGCGGATCTTGCGCCCCGCTTCGGTGCGGACCGGGATGTTCTGCAAATTCGGCTCGGACGAGGACAGGCGGCCCGTCGTCGTCGCGGCCAGCGCGTAGGAGGTGTGGACGCGCTTGGTCTCGGGATGCAGATAGGTCGGCAGCGCATCGGTATAGGTCGAGCGCAGCTTGGAGAGCTGGCGCCAGTCCAGGATCTTCTGCGGCAGCGCGTGGCCCTGCTCGGCCAGGTCCTCGAGGATGCTGGCGCCGGTCGCCCAGGCGCCGGTCGCCGTCTTCGTGCCGCCCGGCAACCCCATGACGCCGAACAGGATGTCGCCGAGCTGCTTCGGCGAGCCGACATTGAAGGGCTGGCCGGCCAGTTCCTGGATCTCGGCCTCCAGCGCGCCCGCCTTCTGGGCGAACTCGCCGGAGAGGCGCGAGAGGATGGCGCGGTCGATCGAGATGCCGCGCCGCTCCATCGAGGCTAGCACCGGCACCATCGGCCGCTCCAGCGTCTCGTAGACGGTCGCCATGCCCTCGGCGGCGAGGCGGGGCTTCAGGACCTGCCAGAGCCGCAGCGTGACGTCGGCGTCCTCGGCGGCATATTCGCTGGCGCGCTCGATCGGCACGCGGTCGAAGGTGATGCGCGCCTTGCCCTTGCCGGTGACGTCGTCGAAGGAGATCGGCTTGTGGCCGAGCCATTTCTCCGACAGCGGGTCCATGCCATGCGTGCCGCGCCCGGCGTCGAGCACGTAGGAAATCAGCATGGTGTCGTCGAACGGCGCCGTGTCGATGCCGTAGCGGGCGAGCATCAGCCAGTCATATTTGAGGTTCTGCGCCACCTTGAGCACGGCGCGGTCCTCGAGCAGCGGCTTCAGGAT
Coding sequences within:
- the polA gene encoding DNA polymerase I, which translates into the protein MSETLAPAIVSRPVQKGDHVFLVDGSSYIFRAYHALPPLTRKSDGLPVGAVAGFCNMLWRLLKDANETGVKPTHLAVIFDHSSTTFRNALYDQYKAQRPEPPEDLRPQFGLIRKAVVAFNVPSIEQEGFEADDLIATYTKQAVAAGADVTIVASDKDLMQLIQPGVLMLDTMKGKTIGRDEVIEKFGVPPEKVVDVQALAGDSVDNVPGVPGIGIKTAAQLIETYGDLETLLARAEEIKQPKRREALIANAELARISMRLVTLDCDVPVNEPIDRLGVRPVVGEQLISFLKAMEFTTLTGRVAAATGVESGAVEANDALIAKGRETAPAAIGPDGAPQPAIEDIGGLTPASLAAARASAVKAIPFSHSGYETITTEDRLWAWVARATELGVVAVDTETTSLDPMQAELVGVSLAIAPNEACYIPLAHRGEGDGLFTEGLIEGQLDIRTALAILKPLLEDRAVLKVAQNLKYDWLMLARYGIDTAPFDDTMLISYVLDAGRGTHGMDPLSEKWLGHKPISFDDVTGKGKARITFDRVPIERASEYAAEDADVTLRLWQVLKPRLAAEGMATVYETLERPMVPVLASMERRGISIDRAILSRLSGEFAQKAGALEAEIQELAGQPFNVGSPKQLGDILFGVMGLPGGTKTATGAWATGASILEDLAEQGHALPQKILDWRQLSKLRSTYTDALPTYLHPETKRVHTSYALAATTTGRLSSSEPNLQNIPVRTEAGRKIRAAFIADPGHKLVSADYSQIELRLLAEIADIPQLKHAFAEGIDIHALTASEMFGVPVEGMPSEVRRRAKAINFGIIYGISAFGLANQLSIAREEAGAYIKRYFERFPGIRDYMEETKRICRDLGYVTTLFGRRCHYPEIASKNASIRAFNERAAINARLQGTAADIIRRAMIRVEPALEAAGLNARMLLQVHDELIFEVPDAEVEPTLALVTRVMENAPSPAVSLSVPLNVDARAADNWDEAH